A section of the Malania oleifera isolate guangnan ecotype guangnan chromosome 2, ASM2987363v1, whole genome shotgun sequence genome encodes:
- the LOC131147959 gene encoding protein PATRONUS 2-like, translating to MANQCTQRQMLIQNENLGIHHKKVAADNKTKSFRTGAKKLKAGVGSRKALNDITNKSTLPQEVSSKKKNLSEEFNIAEEMILHDHKKCIEAQQAALPLGFILDTLLPGHDSVFPAEYPDPKEAKDDQDSPRCYPEPVELPMSEFSHWLHSSPEWDSPQSSPVHWDSPPTSPFAFEPVEFQLKDDNEDMFLHFPCS from the exons ATGGCGAATCAATGCACTCAAAGGCAGATGCTGATTCAGAATGAGAATTTGGGCATTCACCACAAAA agGTAGCAGCTGATAATAAAACCAAGAGCTTTAGAACAGGTGCCAAGAAACTCAAAGCTGGGGTTGGAAGTCGTAAAGCACTTAATGATATTACCAACAAATCAACTCTTCCTCAGGAAGTATCCTCGAAGAAAAAGAATTTATCAGAGGAGTTTAACATTGCAGAGGAAATGATTTTGCATGATCACAAAAAATGCATTGAGGCACAGCAAGCAGCATTACCACTTGGATTTATATTGGACACTCTTCTTCCAGGACATG ATTCTGTATTTCCTGCTGAATATCCTGATCCTAAAGAAGCGAAG GATGATCAGGATAGTCCACGCTGCTACCCTGAACCCGTGGAACTACCCATGTCTGAATTCTCTCATTGGTTGCATTCTTCTCCTGAATGGGACTCCCCTCAATCTTCTCCGGTACACTGGGACTCTCCTCCAACCTCCCCTTTTGCATTTGAGCCAGTTGAATTTCAGCTGAAGGATGATAATGAGGACATGTTTCTGCATTTTCCTTGTTCATGA